Proteins from a single region of Burkholderiales bacterium:
- a CDS encoding accessory factor UbiK family protein — translation MLNQKILDEMSKRVSDALAQSPAKDIEKNLRALLASLFARLDLITREEFDVQQEVLKRAREKLAVLEARIAELEKSKRVNK, via the coding sequence ATGCTTAACCAAAAAATTCTCGACGAGATGAGCAAGCGGGTGAGCGATGCGCTGGCGCAAAGCCCGGCCAAGGATATTGAAAAAAATCTGCGTGCGCTGCTCGCTTCGCTGTTTGCGCGCCTCGATCTGATTACCCGCGAGGAATTCGACGTGCAGCAGGAGGTCTTGAAACGCGCCCGCGAAAAACTCGCTGTGCTCGAAGCCCGAATCGCCGAGCTTGAGAAAAGTAAACGAGTGAACAAGTGA
- the gshA gene encoding glutamate--cysteine ligase, with amino-acid sequence MAVPHLTAALPGQAPELEIKLVEKVSAIEHWLRGQWQEHSVPFYASVDLRNSGFKLAPVDTNLFPGGFNNLNPDFMPLCVQAAMTAVEKICPDAKGALIIPENHTRNTFYLQNVAMLASILRQAGMNVRVGSLLPEITAPTDMKLSDGGSLTLEPLVRKNNRLGLADFDPCVVVLNNDLSAGVPDILKNLEQALLPPLHAGWVTRRKSNHFAYYNKVVEEFSKLVNIDPWLINPYFATCGEINFQERRGEECLASWVDQILRDVRKKYQEYGVKEEPFVIVKADAGTYGMGIMTVKDASEVRDLNRKQRNKMAVVKEGLAVTEVMVQEGVYTFESVNEAVAEPVVYLIDHFVVGGFYRVHTGRGVDENLNSPGMQFVPLAFESPCVLPDPTKPGCVPNRFYVYGVIARLALVAAAVELEQGEKVFEKATA; translated from the coding sequence ATGGCCGTTCCCCATTTAACCGCTGCACTTCCCGGGCAGGCGCCCGAACTGGAAATAAAACTGGTGGAGAAGGTTTCCGCCATCGAGCATTGGCTGCGCGGCCAATGGCAGGAGCATAGCGTGCCGTTTTACGCCTCGGTGGACTTGCGCAACAGCGGTTTCAAGCTCGCGCCGGTGGACACCAATCTCTTTCCCGGCGGCTTCAACAACCTCAATCCCGATTTCATGCCGCTGTGCGTGCAGGCGGCGATGACGGCAGTGGAAAAAATCTGCCCCGACGCCAAGGGCGCGTTGATTATTCCCGAAAACCACACGCGCAACACCTTTTATCTGCAAAACGTGGCCATGCTCGCCTCCATCCTGCGCCAGGCGGGAATGAATGTGCGCGTCGGCAGCTTGCTTCCCGAAATCACCGCGCCCACCGACATGAAACTGTCCGACGGCGGCAGCCTTACGCTGGAGCCGCTGGTGCGCAAGAACAACCGTCTGGGCCTTGCCGACTTCGACCCCTGCGTGGTGGTGCTCAATAACGACTTGTCGGCGGGCGTTCCGGATATCCTGAAAAATCTTGAGCAGGCCCTGTTGCCACCGCTGCACGCCGGCTGGGTGACGCGGCGCAAATCCAACCATTTCGCCTATTACAACAAGGTCGTTGAGGAATTTTCCAAGCTCGTCAATATAGATCCCTGGCTGATTAATCCCTATTTCGCGACCTGCGGCGAAATCAATTTCCAGGAACGGCGCGGGGAAGAATGTCTGGCGTCGTGGGTGGACCAGATTCTGCGGGATGTCCGCAAGAAATATCAAGAATACGGCGTCAAGGAAGAACCCTTCGTCATCGTCAAGGCCGATGCCGGCACCTACGGCATGGGCATCATGACGGTGAAGGACGCCTCGGAAGTACGAGATCTCAACCGCAAGCAGCGCAACAAGATGGCGGTGGTGAAGGAAGGCCTAGCGGTCACTGAAGTCATGGTGCAGGAAGGCGTGTACACCTTTGAAAGCGTCAACGAAGCGGTGGCCGAGCCGGTGGTGTACCTGATTGACCATTTCGTGGTGGGCGGCTTCTACCGCGTGCACACCGGTCGCGGCGTGGACGAGAATCTCAATTCGCCCGGCATGCAATTCGTGCCGCTGGCGTTTGAAAGCCCCTGCGTGCTCCCCGATCCGACCAAGCCGGGCTGCGTGCCTAACCGCTTTTATGTTTACGGCGTGATTGCGCGCCTCGCCCTAGTTGCCGCCGCCGTTGAGCTTGAGCAAGGTGAAAAGGTTTTCGAAAAAGCAACCGCCTAG
- the gshB gene encoding glutathione synthase — translation MKFAFILDPLDSIKTYKDSSFAMMREAAARGHLLYVMEQQDIVLQLGRVLGHARKLTLTDDEDDWYRVSEIEVMPLERFDAVLMRKDPPFDMEYIYSTYLLELAEVQGAKVFNRPRALRDYNEKLAIAKFNAFTVPSLVTRRAELILKFLAQHQDVILKPLDGMAGRSVFRVREQDVNLNATIETLTQHGTRTIMSQRYIPEIVKGDKRILLIDGKVVPYALARIPKPGETRANLAAGGEGRAQPLSRRDREIAEALGPELRKEGLVLVGLDVIGDYLTEINVTSPTCMREIADQTGFNVAGMMIDALEKTVRGEA, via the coding sequence ATGAAATTCGCTTTTATCCTCGACCCGCTCGATTCAATCAAGACCTATAAAGACTCCAGTTTTGCCATGATGCGCGAAGCCGCGGCGCGCGGCCACCTGCTCTATGTCATGGAGCAGCAGGACATAGTGTTGCAATTGGGCAGAGTGTTGGGCCATGCGCGCAAACTCACGCTCACCGACGACGAAGACGACTGGTATCGGGTCAGCGAGATTGAAGTCATGCCGCTTGAGCGCTTTGATGCCGTGCTGATGCGCAAGGACCCGCCGTTTGACATGGAGTATATCTACAGCACGTATCTCCTCGAACTCGCGGAGGTGCAGGGCGCAAAAGTGTTCAACAGGCCGCGGGCGCTGCGCGATTACAACGAAAAACTCGCCATCGCCAAATTCAACGCATTTACCGTGCCGAGCTTGGTGACGCGCCGGGCCGAACTGATTTTGAAATTCCTGGCACAGCATCAAGACGTGATTCTCAAGCCGCTCGACGGAATGGCGGGGCGATCGGTATTCCGCGTGCGCGAACAGGATGTGAATCTCAACGCTACCATCGAAACGCTGACGCAGCATGGAACACGGACCATCATGTCGCAACGCTACATCCCGGAAATCGTCAAAGGCGACAAGCGCATCCTGCTGATTGACGGCAAAGTGGTGCCGTACGCGCTGGCGCGGATCCCGAAGCCGGGCGAGACCCGCGCCAATCTCGCCGCCGGCGGGGAAGGCAGGGCGCAGCCGCTCTCCAGGCGCGACCGGGAAATCGCCGAAGCGCTCGGTCCGGAGCTGCGCAAAGAAGGCTTGGTTCTGGTCGGCCTCGACGTGATTGGCGATTACCTCACCGAAATCAATGTCACCAGCCCCACCTGCATGCGCGAAATCGCCGATCAGACCGGCTTTAATGTCGCCGGCATGATGATTGACGCCCTGGAAAAAACCGTGAGAGGTGAGGCGTAA
- a CDS encoding outer membrane beta-barrel protein, which yields MRKLTHALVAAGLLSMPALVLAEDAPAKPKIPIPALDDVLDAWGLSLNGYLDVSYSHLTSNGFFVGGFANRVFDARRDSFSVHQAAFTLAKQPKEGFGALVNLIAGEDADIIHALGTAGTTNFDVTQAFVQYAKGPYTLIGGKYVTLAGAEVINPTQDTNFSRSILFGYAIPFTHTGVRGTYAVNDKVSLILGVNNGWDQLRDANSAKTIEAGFSYAPLKNLTVTTQGYFGKEQVFPAPGGGVGTPGGAAGNRGLVDALVTYNATDKLTLILNPDLAMQQNASTADVTGNNTARWWGIAAYAVYQFTDQWRGTLRAEYFDDKDGYRTGVVQKWKEVTYTMAYLPTKNIELRGEVRYDRSNGNPPSGPFEDPGFAATRGTGKGQSSVALEALFKF from the coding sequence ATGAGAAAACTCACTCACGCTCTGGTCGCAGCGGGTTTGTTGAGTATGCCGGCTTTGGTATTGGCCGAGGATGCTCCGGCGAAACCGAAAATACCCATCCCCGCGCTCGACGATGTGCTGGATGCCTGGGGGTTGTCGCTTAACGGCTACCTCGACGTTTCTTACTCGCATCTCACCAGCAACGGATTTTTCGTCGGTGGTTTTGCGAACCGGGTGTTTGATGCAAGGCGCGATTCGTTCAGCGTGCATCAAGCTGCATTCACACTCGCCAAGCAGCCAAAAGAAGGATTTGGTGCTTTGGTTAACCTGATCGCGGGTGAGGATGCCGACATCATTCATGCTCTTGGAACAGCCGGCACCACCAACTTCGATGTCACGCAAGCCTTTGTGCAATACGCTAAGGGGCCGTATACGCTGATTGGTGGCAAATATGTGACGCTGGCTGGCGCGGAAGTGATTAACCCCACGCAGGACACGAATTTCTCGCGCTCAATTCTGTTCGGTTATGCAATCCCGTTCACCCACACCGGCGTGCGCGGCACCTACGCGGTCAACGACAAGGTAAGCCTGATCCTTGGTGTGAACAATGGCTGGGACCAACTGAGGGACGCGAACAGCGCGAAAACCATTGAGGCGGGTTTTTCCTACGCGCCGCTCAAAAACCTTACCGTGACCACGCAAGGCTATTTTGGCAAAGAACAGGTCTTCCCGGCTCCGGGGGGCGGCGTTGGTACACCTGGGGGCGCCGCAGGCAACCGCGGACTGGTGGATGCGCTCGTGACCTATAACGCCACCGACAAGTTGACCTTGATTCTGAACCCTGACTTGGCCATGCAACAGAACGCCTCCACGGCTGATGTCACAGGCAACAACACGGCAAGATGGTGGGGGATTGCGGCCTATGCCGTTTATCAGTTCACCGACCAATGGCGCGGCACGCTGCGGGCCGAGTATTTCGATGACAAGGACGGCTACCGCACCGGCGTGGTACAGAAGTGGAAGGAAGTGACCTATACCATGGCCTATCTGCCGACCAAGAACATCGAACTGCGTGGCGAAGTGCGTTATGACCGTTCGAACGGCAACCCGCCCAGTGGCCCGTTCGAGGATCCCGGCTTCGCAGCGACTAGAGGCACAGGCAAGGGCCAATCGTCGGTCGCCCTCGAAGCGCTGTTCAAGTTTTAA
- a CDS encoding YifB family Mg chelatase-like AAA ATPase, giving the protein MPLAVLYSRALAGMEAPLVTVEVHLGSGLPSFTIVGLPEVEVKESKDRVRAALLNCRFEFPARRITVNLAPADLPKESGRYDLPIALGILAASRQIPAERLAEYEIAGELALTGELRPIRGALAMTYSAARSGRAFILPVENATEAALVSEAEIFPAATLMQVCAHLNGAEPLDRCTEKPHAAAPSYEDMQEVKGQGHAKRALEIAAAGGHSMLMVGPPGTGKSMLASRFPGILPEMTEEQALESAAMQSLASGGFKTENWRKRPYRAPHHTASAVALVGGGGNPRPGEISLALHGVLFLDELPEFDRKVLEVLREPLESGRITISRAAHQADFPAQFQLLAAMNPCPCGYLGHFGGRCKCTPDQIWRYRGRISGPLLDRIDIQIEVPAVPEAELTRQASGESSGAMRERVEAAYRRQLARHGKPNAQLTTREVDEICVPDVQGLQLLKQAIGRLNLSARAYHRILKVARSIADLAETHTISSSHIAEAVQYRRFFDRAG; this is encoded by the coding sequence ATGCCCCTCGCCGTCCTCTACAGCCGTGCGCTGGCCGGCATGGAAGCGCCGCTGGTTACCGTGGAAGTGCATCTTGGCTCCGGTTTGCCAAGCTTTACCATCGTTGGCCTGCCCGAGGTGGAAGTGAAAGAAAGCAAAGACCGGGTGCGCGCGGCGCTTTTGAATTGCCGTTTTGAATTTCCGGCGCGGCGCATCACCGTCAACCTCGCGCCCGCCGATCTGCCGAAAGAAAGCGGGCGTTATGATTTGCCGATTGCATTGGGCATACTCGCCGCTTCGAGACAAATTCCCGCTGAACGGCTCGCCGAATACGAAATCGCCGGAGAACTGGCGCTGACCGGCGAGCTGCGCCCGATCCGCGGCGCGTTGGCGATGACTTATTCCGCCGCGCGCTCCGGCCGCGCGTTTATTCTTCCGGTCGAAAACGCCACCGAAGCGGCTCTGGTTTCGGAAGCGGAAATCTTTCCCGCGGCTACGCTCATGCAGGTCTGCGCGCATTTGAACGGAGCCGAACCGCTTGACCGCTGCACGGAAAAACCTCACGCCGCCGCTCCGTCTTATGAAGACATGCAGGAAGTCAAAGGCCAGGGCCACGCCAAGCGCGCGCTGGAAATAGCCGCAGCTGGCGGCCACAGCATGTTGATGGTCGGCCCGCCGGGCACCGGCAAAAGCATGCTGGCCTCGCGCTTTCCCGGCATCCTTCCGGAAATGACTGAGGAGCAGGCGCTGGAATCGGCGGCGATGCAGTCGCTTGCTTCCGGCGGCTTCAAGACCGAAAACTGGAGAAAGCGGCCCTACCGCGCGCCGCATCATACGGCATCAGCGGTGGCGCTGGTGGGCGGCGGCGGCAATCCGCGTCCCGGCGAAATTTCACTCGCGCTGCACGGTGTGTTGTTTCTCGATGAGCTGCCCGAGTTCGACCGCAAGGTTCTGGAAGTTTTGCGCGAACCGCTGGAATCAGGGCGCATCACCATCTCACGCGCCGCGCACCAGGCGGATTTTCCGGCGCAGTTCCAGTTGCTGGCGGCGATGAATCCCTGTCCCTGCGGCTATCTCGGCCATTTCGGCGGAAGATGCAAATGCACGCCTGATCAAATCTGGCGTTACCGCGGCCGCATCTCCGGACCGCTTCTGGACCGCATCGATATCCAAATCGAAGTGCCGGCGGTGCCGGAAGCGGAGCTGACGCGGCAGGCAAGCGGAGAATCCTCGGGCGCAATGCGCGAGCGCGTGGAAGCCGCATACCGGCGCCAGCTCGCGCGCCATGGCAAGCCGAACGCGCAATTGACGACCCGCGAAGTCGATGAAATTTGCGTCCCGGATGTGCAAGGACTGCAGTTGCTGAAGCAAGCCATCGGCCGCCTGAACCTCTCCGCACGCGCCTATCACCGCATTCTCAAAGTCGCGCGCAGCATCGCCGATCTCGCCGAGACGCACACTATCTCATCTTCGCATATCGCCGAAGCTGTGCAGTACCGGAGGTTCTTCGAT
- the glnK gene encoding P-II family nitrogen regulator has protein sequence MKLVTAIIKPFKLDEVRETLSNMGVQGITVTEVKGFGRQKGHTELYRGAEYVVDFLPKVKVEAAIKSEMLERVIEAIEKAANTGKIGDGKIFVFDLEQVIRIRTGETGAEAL, from the coding sequence ATGAAATTAGTCACAGCCATCATCAAGCCGTTCAAGCTTGACGAGGTGCGTGAAACCCTGTCCAACATGGGCGTGCAGGGGATCACCGTCACCGAAGTCAAGGGCTTCGGGCGGCAAAAGGGGCACACCGAGCTGTATCGGGGTGCGGAATACGTGGTGGATTTTCTGCCCAAGGTGAAAGTCGAGGCCGCGATTAAAAGCGAGATGCTCGAACGGGTCATCGAGGCGATAGAAAAAGCCGCCAACACCGGAAAGATCGGCGACGGCAAGATTTTCGTCTTCGATTTGGAGCAAGTTATCCGCATCCGCACCGGCGAGACCGGCGCGGAGGCGCTATAA
- a CDS encoding ammonium transporter: protein MWSKLSASAPARPARRRYKESTMKRLFTALALFAAMSFSGMSLAEEQKAPAAPAAAPAAAAPAAAPAAPTAPVVVDVAKINSGDTAWMLASTALVLMMTIPGLALFYGGMVRKKNVLATVMQSFAVTCLVTVVWMIVAYSLAFTPGSTPYFGSFDRLFLHGMIFQNGSKIAVSHLGLTVPESVYMCFQMTFAIITPALICGSFADRMKFSAMLWFMGIWQVVVYATIAHWVWEPSGWLAALGVLDFAGGTVVHINSGIAGLAAALVLGKRVGYGKEAMPPHNLVLTVIGASLLWVGWFGFNAGSAVAADGRAGMAMAVTQIATAAAALAWMFAEWIVKGKPSVLGIASGAVAGLVAITPASGFVAPIGSLWIGVAAGVFCFWATSWLKNKLGYDDSLDAFGVHCIGGFTGALLTGVFAVKDIGGTAGVLEGNPGQLLIQFIGASSTLIFSFVMSLIIFKVLDMVMGIRVTEEQEREGLDIALHGEQVM from the coding sequence ATTTGGAGCAAGTTATCCGCATCCGCACCGGCGAGACCGGCGCGGAGGCGCTATAAGGAGAGCACCATGAAACGTTTATTTACCGCTCTGGCCCTGTTTGCCGCGATGAGTTTCAGCGGCATGTCGCTCGCTGAAGAGCAAAAAGCACCTGCTGCTCCGGCTGCCGCGCCTGCTGCAGCTGCTCCGGCTGCCGCTCCGGCGGCGCCCACCGCTCCGGTGGTGGTCGACGTCGCCAAGATCAACTCTGGCGACACGGCGTGGATGCTGGCTTCGACCGCGCTGGTGCTGATGATGACCATTCCCGGCCTGGCACTTTTCTACGGCGGCATGGTAAGAAAGAAAAACGTGCTGGCCACCGTGATGCAGAGTTTTGCCGTGACCTGTCTGGTGACAGTGGTGTGGATGATCGTAGCCTACAGCTTGGCCTTTACGCCAGGCAGTACCCCTTACTTTGGCAGTTTTGACCGCCTGTTCCTGCACGGCATGATATTCCAGAATGGCTCGAAGATCGCGGTCTCGCACTTGGGGCTCACCGTTCCCGAATCGGTGTACATGTGCTTCCAAATGACATTCGCCATCATCACGCCGGCGCTGATTTGCGGTTCGTTCGCCGACCGCATGAAATTCTCGGCAATGCTGTGGTTCATGGGCATTTGGCAGGTGGTGGTGTATGCGACCATCGCGCACTGGGTGTGGGAGCCCTCGGGCTGGCTCGCCGCGCTGGGCGTGCTCGACTTCGCAGGCGGCACGGTGGTGCATATCAATTCCGGTATCGCGGGCCTCGCCGCGGCGCTGGTGTTGGGCAAACGCGTGGGTTACGGCAAGGAAGCGATGCCGCCGCATAACCTGGTGCTCACCGTCATCGGCGCATCTTTGCTGTGGGTGGGTTGGTTCGGCTTCAACGCCGGCTCCGCGGTCGCCGCGGATGGCCGCGCCGGCATGGCGATGGCGGTGACCCAAATCGCCACCGCCGCGGCGGCGCTCGCCTGGATGTTCGCCGAGTGGATCGTCAAAGGCAAACCCTCCGTTCTCGGCATCGCTTCGGGTGCGGTAGCAGGTTTGGTGGCGATTACCCCGGCGTCAGGCTTCGTCGCCCCGATCGGCTCTCTGTGGATCGGCGTCGCCGCTGGCGTATTCTGCTTCTGGGCCACGAGCTGGCTCAAGAACAAGCTCGGCTACGATGACTCGCTCGATGCCTTCGGGGTGCACTGCATAGGCGGCTTTACCGGCGCGCTCCTCACCGGCGTGTTCGCAGTGAAGGACATCGGCGGCACCGCCGGCGTGCTGGAAGGAAATCCCGGGCAGTTGCTCATTCAGTTCATCGGCGCTTCCTCGACTCTCATCTTCAGCTTCGTCATGAGCCTCATCATCTTCAAGGTGCTCGATATGGTGATGGGCATAAGGGTCACCGAAGAGCAGGAACGCGAAGGGCTGGATATCGCCCTGCACGGCGAGCAAGTGATGTAA